From one Candidatus Zixiibacteriota bacterium genomic stretch:
- the hypA gene encoding hydrogenase maturation nickel metallochaperone HypA — translation MHELAIANSIVNTVLKQVEKQNLGRVNAVGLRIGALSDVVPEALEFGFSAIIAGTALEGARLKIENVPVLATCTDCAATFGVKELVFACPECRSRNVELEQGQELDIVYIEVETR, via the coding sequence GTGCACGAACTCGCTATTGCCAACTCGATTGTCAACACAGTGCTCAAACAGGTTGAAAAGCAGAACCTGGGTCGTGTTAATGCCGTGGGATTGAGAATAGGAGCGCTGTCCGATGTTGTTCCGGAAGCCTTGGAATTCGGATTTTCGGCTATTATCGCCGGTACTGCGCTGGAAGGTGCCAGGCTGAAGATAGAGAACGTACCGGTTCTGGCGACATGCACTGATTGTGCCGCGACATTCGGAGTCAAAGAACTTGTTTTCGCATGTCCGGAGTGTCGATCAAGAAACGTGGAGTTGGAACAAGGTCAGGAACTGGATATTGTATATATCGAAGTTGAAACCCGGTAG